The following coding sequences lie in one Spirosoma sp. KUDC1026 genomic window:
- a CDS encoding molybdenum cofactor biosynthesis protein MoaE, whose amino-acid sequence MIELVSDPIDVSAALTYLHTGEAGAVDLFLGVVRNKTQERSVDRLEYESYDRMAVSEMQKIADQAQEKWPILKYVIVHRKGTLQIGEMAVLIGVATAHRADAFEACRYIIDTIKQTVPIWKKEVFTDGEVWVNAHP is encoded by the coding sequence ATGATCGAATTAGTTTCTGACCCGATTGATGTTTCGGCGGCACTTACCTATCTGCATACCGGCGAAGCGGGCGCCGTGGACCTGTTTCTGGGCGTTGTTCGGAACAAAACCCAGGAACGCTCAGTGGACCGGCTGGAATACGAATCCTACGACCGGATGGCGGTTAGTGAGATGCAGAAAATTGCCGACCAGGCTCAGGAAAAATGGCCTATCCTGAAATATGTCATCGTTCATCGCAAGGGTACCTTGCAGATCGGCGAAATGGCCGTATTGATTGGTGTCGCCACGGCGCATCGGGCCGACGCGTTCGAAGCCTGTCGGTATATCATCGATACCATCAAACAGACTGTGCCAATCTGGAAAAAAGAAGTATTTACCGACGGTGAGGTCTGGGTGAACGCTCATCCCTGA
- a CDS encoding TolC family protein, with amino-acid sequence MMNVVYRNAGSLLLCLVGAMAVAQPGANKPAAATPASNPSAYTNATPSVLGLQQCIDVALQNNIQIRQGRLTVDNSELALRQSRLNLLPTTFFQANQALNGGRSINPQSNAFVQRSINSGSYQLNASATLYNGMSLRNTIKQNKLALEASEQELNATQNNISLSVAQNYLNVLTGKEQLAIAQRQLEVTQAQLDRTQRLVNAGSAPEANLFELRATLASNELDIVNAQNTLDLAKVALLQAMNVPINQDFDVEAIAVPDPGQAPYAEKVQQIFDVASTNLPEVKGADLRVKSAALGVQVAKGGLYPTLTLNGNLSSLYSSAANQQSLNGSSTQQLVGFIPNPDGTQTPVYTTIPGYDFKGVSYFNQLENNFNRSVSLFLRVPIFQGNLSRNRITTAKIQQQNAELTALNTRLQLRQQIETAYTNMRAGANRFRATQAQVASLERAFQAAESRLNAGAINATDYSIAKTNLDRARASLVQAKYDYVFRTKILDFYQNKPLGF; translated from the coding sequence ATGATGAACGTGGTTTACCGGAATGCAGGGAGTTTGTTGTTGTGTCTGGTCGGCGCCATGGCCGTAGCGCAACCAGGGGCCAATAAACCTGCGGCAGCTACGCCCGCCAGCAATCCATCAGCCTATACGAACGCAACCCCGTCTGTACTGGGACTTCAACAGTGCATAGACGTTGCGTTGCAGAATAATATCCAGATTCGCCAGGGACGGCTTACTGTTGATAATAGCGAGCTTGCCCTGCGCCAGTCGCGGCTTAATCTACTGCCTACGACCTTCTTTCAGGCCAACCAGGCGCTAAATGGCGGACGTAGTATTAACCCGCAATCAAATGCGTTTGTCCAGCGGAGTATTAATTCGGGAAGCTATCAGTTGAACGCATCGGCTACGCTTTATAACGGGATGTCCCTGCGTAATACCATCAAGCAGAACAAGCTAGCTCTGGAGGCCAGTGAACAGGAGCTGAATGCTACGCAGAACAATATCTCGCTGAGCGTTGCTCAGAATTACCTGAATGTACTGACCGGCAAAGAGCAACTGGCGATTGCCCAGCGTCAGCTTGAAGTGACCCAGGCGCAGCTTGACCGGACACAACGGTTGGTCAATGCCGGGTCGGCTCCCGAGGCAAATCTGTTTGAGTTACGGGCTACGCTCGCCAGTAACGAGCTGGATATTGTCAACGCTCAAAACACCCTCGATTTGGCCAAAGTGGCTTTGCTGCAGGCAATGAACGTGCCGATCAATCAGGATTTTGATGTCGAAGCGATTGCTGTTCCCGATCCTGGTCAGGCGCCATACGCCGAAAAAGTACAGCAGATCTTCGACGTAGCCTCTACGAATTTGCCCGAAGTGAAAGGAGCGGATTTGCGGGTGAAAAGTGCCGCATTAGGCGTGCAGGTTGCTAAAGGAGGTTTATATCCTACGCTGACTCTGAACGGTAACTTGAGCAGTCTCTATTCCAGCGCGGCCAATCAACAGTCGTTGAATGGTTCCTCAACGCAACAGCTGGTTGGTTTTATTCCAAACCCGGACGGCACTCAGACACCAGTTTATACAACCATACCTGGTTATGATTTTAAAGGGGTTAGTTATTTCAACCAGTTGGAAAACAACTTCAACCGGTCGGTATCACTATTCCTGCGGGTCCCTATTTTCCAGGGTAACCTGTCGCGGAACCGTATTACAACGGCCAAAATCCAGCAGCAGAACGCTGAGCTGACGGCCCTGAATACGCGGTTACAGCTACGTCAGCAGATCGAAACGGCCTATACGAACATGCGGGCCGGAGCTAACCGGTTCCGGGCTACACAGGCGCAGGTGGCTTCGTTGGAGCGGGCGTTCCAGGCGGCTGAAAGCCGCCTGAACGCAGGGGCAATTAACGCTACTGATTACAGCATTGCGAAAACGAATCTGGACCGGGCGCGGGCCAGTCTGGTGCAGGCCAAATACGACTACGTATTCCGAACAAAAATTCTGGATTTCTATCAAAATAAACCCCTTGGTTTTTAG
- a CDS encoding aminotransferase class IV: MFLVYNGDFIAETDFSLSVNDRAFQYGDGFFETLRYEQEQLQSWTDHADRIQDGLQALRLILPDRAPLSTFPQLIEQLLAANQLRQQVARIKLQIWRQPGGLYTPSTHQANLLITTRPGQPFTVSHRGHVGIFDAVRLLVSPLSGIKTLNALPYVLAGLAKQEGQYDDMLLLDQHGHLAECIASNLFWFRGNQLVTSSLSTGCINGITRRRLLRLFPNALEGLFTPDALGDADAVFAANVAGVQFFTQWGSSERIQYWTATLERLLLSAEP; encoded by the coding sequence ATGTTTCTGGTTTATAATGGGGATTTTATCGCCGAAACTGACTTTTCACTGTCAGTCAACGATCGGGCATTTCAGTACGGCGACGGCTTTTTTGAAACCCTTCGCTACGAGCAGGAACAGCTTCAATCCTGGACTGACCATGCGGATCGTATTCAGGACGGATTACAGGCCCTACGGCTTATTCTCCCTGACAGGGCTCCCCTTTCGACGTTTCCCCAGCTGATCGAACAGCTACTAGCAGCGAATCAGCTTCGACAGCAGGTGGCTCGTATCAAACTGCAAATCTGGCGGCAACCGGGCGGATTGTATACCCCTAGTACGCACCAGGCTAATCTACTAATTACGACCCGGCCAGGCCAGCCTTTTACCGTATCACACCGGGGCCACGTCGGTATTTTTGATGCTGTTCGGCTGTTGGTTTCTCCGCTATCGGGAATAAAAACCTTGAACGCCTTACCCTACGTGCTGGCGGGGCTTGCTAAACAGGAAGGGCAGTATGATGATATGCTTCTGCTCGATCAGCACGGCCATCTGGCCGAGTGCATCGCATCTAACCTGTTCTGGTTTCGCGGTAACCAACTCGTTACGTCCTCGCTGTCTACCGGCTGCATCAACGGCATTACTCGCCGGAGGCTGTTACGTCTCTTTCCAAACGCCCTAGAGGGATTATTCACGCCGGATGCACTAGGCGATGCTGATGCTGTATTCGCGGCCAACGTAGCAGGGGTTCAGTTCTTTACCCAATGGGGCTCGTCTGAACGAATCCAATACTGGACGGCGACGCTCGAACGACTCCTGCTCAGCGCTGAGCCCTAA
- a CDS encoding efflux RND transporter periplasmic adaptor subunit, giving the protein MKKKSNRVWWILGGVIVLLIVGFVAAKQAGIIGKPEATEVDFVTVNRASIIERVSASGRVQPQVEVKISPDVSGEIIGLYVNEGDPVKAGQLLCRIRPDNYESLMSRARATVNSSKAQFEQAKASVAQSEARLIRAKADFERNRKLLADKVISTADFETSESNFNVAKQEVEAARANVRAAQFNIQSSQASLRDASENLRKTTIYAPVNGTVSKLNIELGERVVGTSQMAGTEIMRIANLQNMEVRVNVNENDIVRVNLGDTADIEVDSYAMAGRKFKGVVYEIANTANGLTSSSGAAAAASLASDAVTEFEVKVKILNSSYEDLLAEKDKKGYPFKPGMTASVEIITDRKTNVLAVPIAAVTTRSADSTNVQKDQDESGNQVANQAVKKERPKEIVFVNQAGKAVQREVKTGISDFENIEIVSGLKQGEQIIAGPFIAVSKKLKNNDVVVKRDPNKTKKKPGNEAE; this is encoded by the coding sequence ATGAAAAAGAAGTCGAACCGCGTCTGGTGGATATTGGGTGGCGTTATCGTTTTACTAATCGTTGGCTTCGTTGCGGCCAAGCAAGCTGGCATCATTGGCAAACCCGAAGCAACCGAAGTTGATTTTGTAACGGTTAACCGGGCAAGTATCATCGAGCGCGTTAGTGCGTCCGGACGGGTACAGCCGCAGGTTGAAGTAAAAATCAGTCCTGACGTATCGGGTGAGATCATAGGGCTGTATGTCAACGAAGGTGATCCGGTTAAGGCCGGTCAACTCCTGTGCCGGATTCGCCCCGACAATTACGAGTCGCTGATGTCGCGGGCGCGGGCAACGGTTAATTCCAGCAAAGCCCAGTTTGAGCAGGCGAAAGCCAGTGTTGCCCAGTCCGAAGCCCGCCTGATCCGCGCTAAAGCCGACTTCGAACGGAACCGGAAGCTGCTGGCCGACAAAGTGATCTCAACCGCCGATTTCGAAACCAGCGAGTCGAATTTCAACGTAGCGAAGCAGGAAGTTGAAGCCGCCAGAGCCAACGTCCGGGCTGCACAGTTCAACATTCAGAGTTCGCAGGCCAGTCTGCGCGACGCCAGCGAAAACCTGCGGAAAACCACCATCTATGCGCCCGTCAACGGGACCGTTTCCAAGCTAAATATTGAACTGGGCGAGCGTGTCGTGGGTACGTCGCAGATGGCAGGTACCGAAATCATGCGGATCGCAAACCTGCAGAACATGGAGGTGCGGGTTAATGTCAACGAGAATGATATTGTGCGGGTTAACTTGGGCGATACGGCCGATATCGAAGTGGACTCCTACGCAATGGCTGGTCGTAAGTTCAAAGGTGTTGTGTACGAAATTGCCAACACGGCCAACGGTCTGACCAGTTCGTCCGGGGCTGCAGCGGCTGCGTCGCTGGCATCTGACGCCGTAACCGAATTTGAAGTAAAAGTTAAAATCCTCAATAGCTCGTATGAAGATCTGCTGGCCGAAAAAGATAAGAAAGGATATCCGTTCAAACCGGGTATGACCGCGTCGGTCGAGATTATTACCGACCGGAAAACAAACGTACTGGCAGTGCCAATTGCTGCCGTAACAACGCGGAGTGCCGATTCAACTAACGTTCAGAAAGATCAGGATGAGTCTGGTAATCAGGTGGCTAATCAAGCGGTCAAAAAAGAGAGGCCCAAAGAAATTGTTTTCGTGAATCAGGCGGGCAAAGCGGTGCAGCGCGAAGTAAAAACCGGTATTAGTGATTTTGAAAATATTGAGATCGTCAGCGGTCTGAAACAGGGTGAACAGATCATTGCCGGACCATTTATTGCCGTTTCGAAAAAGCTCAAAAACAACGACGTAGTGGTGAAACGTGATCCCAATAAAACGAAGAAGAAACCGGGAAACGAGGCTGAATAA
- a CDS encoding RNA polymerase sigma factor has product MKESKRLELTDTELLVGLAEGSNEVLLQLYRRYFPMVLHFITSNSGSEDDAKDIYQEALVLLYEKAKSGSFELQAQLKTYLYSVVRRLWLKHLAQRSRFMVRDVEQPVNEEAALSQLSDDLFDHEERDRQFDLMAESLGRLGEPCKTLLEDFYIQHLTMQEITEKFGYTNADNAKTQKYKCLMRLKRLFFAEYKEKR; this is encoded by the coding sequence ATGAAGGAAAGTAAGCGGCTGGAGTTGACTGATACGGAGTTATTGGTGGGCTTGGCCGAGGGATCTAACGAGGTATTGCTGCAACTATACCGGCGCTATTTCCCAATGGTACTTCACTTTATAACGAGCAACAGCGGTAGCGAAGATGACGCAAAGGACATCTATCAGGAAGCGCTGGTACTGCTTTATGAAAAAGCAAAGAGCGGCTCGTTTGAACTGCAGGCCCAGCTAAAAACGTACCTCTATTCGGTTGTTCGGCGTTTGTGGTTAAAGCATCTGGCGCAACGTAGTCGGTTCATGGTTCGGGATGTTGAACAACCCGTCAACGAAGAAGCCGCTCTTAGCCAGTTGAGTGACGATTTGTTCGACCATGAAGAACGAGACCGTCAGTTCGATCTGATGGCTGAATCGCTGGGCCGACTTGGTGAACCCTGCAAAACGCTGCTGGAAGACTTTTACATTCAGCACCTGACTATGCAGGAGATTACGGAGAAGTTTGGCTACACCAATGCCGACAATGCTAAAACACAGAAGTACAAATGCCTGATGCGGTTGAAGCGACTGTTTTTTGCGGAGTATAAAGAAAAACGATAA
- a CDS encoding NAD(P)H-dependent glycerol-3-phosphate dehydrogenase, giving the protein MKVQQPTRITMVGGGSWATALVKILSENNVIVKWWLRKKSDADHIKTFGHNPSYLSDVQINTRKVKVCTKIREAFKDSDYVVLAIPAAFVADALTGIRPEHFAGKCVVSAIKGIIPETHQLVTDWIGERYNVPAELLSVIAGPCHAEEVALEKYSYLTIASQGAECAETVASLLRCRFVQTTPVDDIYGIEYAAVMKNIVALACGITRGLGYGDNFQAVLVSNAMQEIRRFVDATHVKHRDLSGSAYLGDLLVTAYSPFSRNRTFGTLIGRGYTIQSAQAEMNMIAEGYYAVKSIFEINQKYKVNMPIVDAVYNILYERAAPTNEMNSLKELLT; this is encoded by the coding sequence ATGAAAGTGCAACAACCGACCCGAATTACTATGGTTGGCGGGGGGAGCTGGGCGACGGCGCTCGTCAAAATCCTGTCCGAAAACAATGTGATCGTAAAATGGTGGCTCCGCAAAAAAAGCGACGCCGACCATATCAAAACGTTTGGTCATAACCCGAGCTACCTGAGCGACGTGCAGATCAATACCCGCAAAGTAAAGGTATGTACCAAAATCCGGGAGGCTTTTAAGGATAGTGATTACGTCGTACTGGCCATTCCAGCGGCTTTCGTTGCCGACGCACTCACGGGCATCCGACCCGAGCACTTTGCGGGAAAATGTGTCGTTTCGGCCATTAAAGGAATTATACCCGAAACGCACCAGCTAGTTACAGACTGGATCGGCGAGCGCTACAACGTACCCGCCGAATTATTGTCGGTCATCGCCGGGCCCTGCCATGCGGAAGAAGTAGCACTGGAAAAGTATTCGTATCTGACCATCGCATCGCAGGGAGCGGAGTGCGCCGAAACGGTTGCCAGCCTGCTACGTTGCCGCTTCGTACAAACAACGCCCGTTGATGATATTTACGGCATTGAGTATGCCGCCGTGATGAAAAACATCGTGGCGCTAGCCTGCGGTATTACGCGTGGATTGGGGTATGGCGACAATTTTCAGGCGGTATTGGTGTCGAATGCCATGCAGGAAATCCGTCGGTTTGTCGACGCTACGCACGTCAAGCACCGGGATCTGAGCGGATCGGCTTACCTGGGTGACCTGCTCGTAACGGCGTATTCGCCTTTCAGCCGGAACCGGACGTTCGGTACGCTCATCGGTCGGGGATACACGATTCAGTCGGCCCAGGCCGAGATGAACATGATTGCGGAAGGGTATTATGCCGTAAAAAGTATTTTCGAGATCAATCAGAAGTACAAGGTCAATATGCCCATCGTCGATGCCGTTTATAACATCCTGTACGAACGAGCCGCGCCGACGAATGAAATGAATAGCCTGAAAGAATTGTTAACATAA
- a CDS encoding head GIN domain-containing protein yields MKTLLLATAFFVTSLHAADDWKKSRPVSDFTGLSVSSGIDLYLTQGSSEKLTFDVKGVDEEDVKSEIKNGVLKLYIERNGMNWGFNFGRSKYVKAYVTFKQLSNLAASGGADVFGEGNLSFNNLNMSVSGGSDLTMNLKANDLNVSVSGGADAVLEGSAKTLNASSSGGADLDARRLTASVCTANASGGADVYVKATQELTMKASGGSDIYYYGPAKVVTKSKSGGSDITQKD; encoded by the coding sequence ATGAAAACCCTTCTCCTGGCTACCGCCTTTTTTGTTACGAGCCTGCACGCAGCCGACGACTGGAAAAAATCCCGTCCCGTTTCGGACTTTACAGGCTTAAGTGTAAGCAGCGGTATTGATCTGTATCTGACGCAGGGCAGTTCCGAAAAACTCACGTTCGACGTCAAAGGCGTTGATGAGGAAGACGTCAAATCGGAGATCAAGAACGGTGTCCTCAAGCTCTATATCGAACGAAACGGTATGAATTGGGGCTTCAATTTCGGCCGAAGCAAGTACGTCAAAGCCTACGTTACATTCAAACAGTTGAGCAACCTGGCAGCTTCCGGCGGGGCCGATGTGTTTGGTGAAGGCAATCTGTCATTTAATAACCTGAATATGTCGGTTTCCGGCGGCTCGGACCTAACCATGAACCTGAAAGCGAACGACCTGAACGTATCGGTTTCGGGCGGGGCCGATGCGGTTCTGGAAGGATCGGCGAAAACGCTCAATGCCAGTAGTAGCGGTGGGGCCGATCTCGACGCTCGTAGACTGACAGCATCGGTCTGCACGGCTAATGCTTCGGGCGGGGCCGATGTGTACGTCAAAGCTACCCAGGAGCTGACGATGAAGGCATCGGGCGGCTCTGATATTTATTATTACGGCCCGGCTAAGGTGGTAACAAAGAGTAAGTCCGGCGGCTCAGACATC
- a CDS encoding MoaD/ThiS family protein has product MAVSVLLFGIARDLIGQSSLNVPARQDMQVTDLLQEIHQQYPAVKGIRSLLVAVNGEYAESDQVIKETDEVALIPPVSGG; this is encoded by the coding sequence ATGGCTGTTTCAGTACTTTTATTTGGGATTGCCCGGGATTTGATTGGGCAGAGTTCACTAAACGTTCCTGCCCGGCAGGATATGCAGGTTACCGACCTGCTACAGGAAATACATCAGCAGTATCCGGCAGTGAAAGGGATCCGTTCATTGCTGGTAGCCGTCAACGGCGAATACGCGGAATCAGATCAGGTAATCAAAGAAACTGACGAAGTGGCCCTGATTCCACCCGTGAGTGGTGGTTAG
- a CDS encoding alpha-L-fucosidase: protein MKRFARLVYLYFLLISMQHSVETMAQSTTRYEANWASIDSRPVPTWFEDAKFGIFIHWGLFSVPAYAPTARDGVGVYDRYAEWYWQKVRDPKSATYPFFTKFQDRVYGEGFKYQDFVKDFTCDFFQPDEWADVIKQSGAKYVVLTSKHHEGFTLWPSAQSWNWNAVDVGPHRDLAGDLIKSVKDKGLRMGYYYSLYEWFNPLYKSDVNAYVDNHMIPQMKDLVTRYKPDIVWTDGEWDHPSDVWKSTQFLSWLYNDSPVKNDVVVNDRWGKETRSKHGGIFTTEYDLVHEGTSENTKFSRPWEECRGIGGSFGYNRAENLEDYSTSKQLVDILVNKVARGGNLLLNIGPTADGRIPVIMQQRLHDIGDWLAVNGDAVYGTRAWDKAPKVTNDTKLFFTQKGSDLYVITTAWPDGPLLVAGLSKKPSKVSLLGYKGNVVTTASGKSMRLTMPSVTPATIPCQYAWVFKLEGAL from the coding sequence ATGAAACGCTTTGCCCGACTTGTTTACCTGTATTTCCTGCTTATTAGTATGCAGCATTCAGTAGAAACGATGGCTCAATCAACCACTCGTTATGAAGCGAACTGGGCTTCGATCGACAGCCGACCCGTACCGACCTGGTTTGAGGATGCCAAGTTTGGTATTTTCATTCATTGGGGGTTGTTTTCGGTGCCCGCCTACGCACCTACAGCCCGCGACGGGGTGGGGGTATATGACCGTTACGCCGAGTGGTACTGGCAGAAAGTGCGCGATCCGAAAAGTGCTACGTATCCCTTCTTTACCAAGTTTCAGGATCGGGTATATGGCGAAGGATTTAAGTACCAGGATTTCGTCAAAGACTTCACCTGCGATTTCTTTCAGCCCGACGAATGGGCTGACGTAATCAAACAGTCAGGTGCGAAATACGTAGTGCTGACCAGCAAACACCATGAAGGTTTTACTCTCTGGCCAAGCGCGCAGTCGTGGAACTGGAACGCAGTGGACGTTGGCCCGCACCGCGACCTGGCCGGCGATCTTATCAAGTCAGTCAAGGACAAAGGACTGCGGATGGGGTACTATTACTCGCTTTACGAATGGTTTAATCCGCTGTATAAGAGTGATGTGAACGCCTATGTTGACAACCACATGATTCCTCAAATGAAAGATTTAGTGACGCGCTATAAACCCGATATTGTCTGGACAGATGGCGAATGGGATCATCCGTCTGACGTCTGGAAAAGTACGCAGTTTTTGTCCTGGCTGTATAATGACTCCCCCGTAAAGAACGACGTAGTTGTCAACGACCGCTGGGGCAAAGAGACCCGCTCGAAACACGGTGGTATCTTTACAACGGAATATGATCTGGTACACGAAGGCACATCTGAAAATACTAAATTTTCCCGCCCCTGGGAAGAGTGCCGGGGGATTGGTGGCTCGTTCGGATACAACCGGGCTGAAAACCTGGAAGACTATTCCACCTCCAAGCAACTGGTTGATATTCTGGTGAATAAAGTAGCCCGCGGGGGAAACCTGTTGCTTAATATCGGGCCAACGGCCGACGGGCGTATTCCGGTTATTATGCAGCAGCGACTACACGACATCGGCGACTGGCTGGCCGTTAATGGAGACGCTGTTTACGGAACCCGAGCCTGGGATAAAGCACCCAAGGTGACAAATGATACGAAGCTGTTCTTCACGCAGAAAGGCAGTGATCTCTACGTGATTACAACCGCTTGGCCTGACGGGCCATTGTTGGTAGCCGGTCTGAGCAAAAAACCGTCGAAGGTGTCATTACTGGGATATAAAGGCAACGTAGTGACTACGGCCAGCGGCAAATCGATGCGGCTGACAATGCCGTCAGTAACGCCGGCCACCATTCCGTGCCAGTATGCCTGGGTATTTAAATTGGAGGGCGCATTGTAG
- a CDS encoding S1C family serine protease: METNDDIDIEQALRSYGDRIRFRQQLTAVQEQLNMEAMYESVQPASSEIIEEGRIRSLWRAYRTTLAVAASAAMITTFGSIFLYRAYQDGHQQQVQQYRQLSKEIQAVRTSQRRLINDINGRGQGLSINPAQVAGTGFLLTADGYFVTNNHIIQNADSVYVQSSKGEVYKARVVHADTMHDLAILQLSDDSSFKTLPSVPYCFDLKASDLGERVYTLGYPREEIVYGEGYLSSGTGYRGDSTAYQVAISVNPGNSGGPLLNEKGNVIGIISGKQTTAEDVSFAVKANYLFEALNGLSNESLKGQPIRLNHKNALGKLSRKQQIKRVQDYVYQVKVFKHKE, from the coding sequence ATGGAAACGAACGACGATATCGACATTGAACAGGCACTGCGATCTTATGGAGATCGTATCCGGTTTCGGCAGCAACTGACAGCGGTTCAGGAGCAACTGAACATGGAGGCCATGTACGAGTCTGTTCAGCCTGCTTCATCAGAAATTATTGAAGAAGGACGAATACGTTCGCTATGGCGTGCTTATCGCACCACGCTGGCCGTTGCCGCATCGGCTGCGATGATCACGACCTTTGGATCCATCTTTCTGTACCGGGCTTATCAGGATGGTCACCAGCAGCAAGTACAGCAGTATCGCCAGTTGAGCAAAGAGATTCAGGCGGTCAGAACGTCGCAGCGTCGGCTCATTAACGATATCAACGGACGTGGCCAGGGTCTAAGCATTAACCCGGCGCAGGTGGCCGGCACGGGATTCCTGCTGACTGCCGATGGTTATTTTGTGACGAATAATCACATTATCCAGAATGCCGATTCGGTTTACGTACAAAGCTCGAAAGGTGAAGTCTATAAGGCGCGGGTCGTTCATGCTGATACGATGCATGACCTGGCTATTCTGCAGCTCAGCGATGATAGCTCGTTTAAAACTTTACCGTCCGTTCCGTACTGTTTCGATCTGAAAGCGTCTGATCTGGGCGAGCGCGTATACACCCTGGGGTACCCTCGCGAAGAGATTGTGTACGGCGAAGGTTATCTGAGTTCGGGTACCGGCTACCGGGGTGACTCGACGGCGTATCAGGTGGCTATCAGCGTCAATCCAGGTAACTCAGGCGGACCGTTACTGAACGAAAAAGGGAACGTAATCGGCATTATCAGCGGTAAGCAGACAACAGCCGAAGATGTTAGTTTTGCCGTGAAAGCCAACTATCTGTTCGAAGCCCTGAACGGACTGTCCAACGAGTCGCTGAAGGGGCAGCCAATTCGGCTAAACCACAAAAATGCACTGGGAAAACTGTCCCGGAAACAGCAAATCAAGCGGGTACAGGACTACGTATATCAGGTTAAAGTGTTCAAGCACAAAGAGTAA
- a CDS encoding ABC transporter ATP-binding protein translates to MIQLRNVSKYYPAGFGRAYVLRTINLDIQSGEFVSIMGPSGSGKSTLLHILGLLEEPSEGEYLFDGQPVQKLSEKKRTELHRTRIGFVFQAYHLIDELTVYENIETPLLYKGTGSSERKSRVAELLDRFNIVAKKDLFPAQLSGGQQQLVGIARALAAEPSVIFADEPTGNLHSDQAREIMELFHELNQKDGVTIVQVTHSEVNAEYGSRIIRLKDGWLEPQVLAH, encoded by the coding sequence ATGATTCAGCTACGAAATGTATCAAAATATTACCCGGCCGGTTTTGGACGGGCGTACGTCCTGCGAACTATCAACCTCGATATCCAATCGGGTGAGTTTGTATCCATCATGGGGCCGTCGGGTTCAGGAAAATCGACTCTTCTCCACATTCTGGGTTTACTGGAAGAACCCTCGGAAGGCGAATACCTGTTCGACGGGCAGCCGGTACAAAAACTATCGGAAAAGAAACGAACTGAATTGCACCGCACGCGGATTGGCTTTGTGTTTCAGGCGTATCACCTGATCGACGAATTGACGGTGTATGAGAATATTGAAACGCCCCTATTGTACAAAGGTACGGGTAGCTCGGAGCGAAAAAGTCGCGTAGCTGAATTGCTCGACCGGTTCAATATTGTCGCGAAGAAAGACCTGTTTCCGGCGCAGTTATCGGGCGGGCAGCAGCAACTCGTTGGCATAGCCCGTGCCCTAGCCGCGGAACCAAGCGTTATTTTCGCCGATGAGCCAACCGGAAACCTGCATTCTGACCAGGCTCGGGAAATCATGGAACTCTTTCATGAATTGAATCAGAAAGATGGCGTCACCATCGTACAGGTAACTCACTCAGAAGTCAATGCTGAGTATGGTTCTCGGATCATCCGCCTGAAAGACGGTTGGCTGGAACCGCAGGTGCTGGCTCATTAA